One Niabella beijingensis DNA window includes the following coding sequences:
- a CDS encoding retropepsin-like aspartic protease: protein MKTARHFKKTKATLVFLIMAALQISSAQEQLSLFNETYRLIQQKDFFNARTLFETNKERIPEDYRNFTAAVLYNAFNKPGLSENKIAPLIAAGNRLPDFLMLKLYRVHEDNAMKQYNYSKAKTALETLLHHYSSLLSAEEKDDLQNNLRIWTALEQQPRQKTVIQKTTHLKMKKDKAGLNNLTIGMGTDSLAFIFDTGANMSTVTESTARRLGMNIIPASIDVDAITGAKIKAALAVCKKMTIGNVIVENAVFLVFPDSALAFPQIDYQINGILGFPVIESFREVQLTKDGYFIVPEEETGISYPSNMAIDGLTPMITIDGMHFSFDTGAEQSMLYYPYYQKNRRLIDTTYKTIPVSFAGAGGSKTYKGAEIEGSFDILGKKVTISKLRVLKESINSEQVYGNLGQDLITRFQRLTLNFDRMFIQFD from the coding sequence ATGAAAACAGCCCGCCATTTCAAAAAAACAAAAGCGACCCTGGTGTTCCTCATCATGGCCGCTTTACAGATCAGCTCCGCCCAGGAACAGTTGTCCCTGTTTAATGAAACCTACCGCCTGATACAGCAGAAAGATTTTTTTAATGCCCGCACCCTGTTTGAAACCAACAAAGAGCGCATCCCTGAAGACTACCGCAACTTTACAGCAGCAGTGCTGTATAATGCCTTTAATAAACCCGGACTGTCGGAAAATAAGATAGCACCGCTGATCGCTGCAGGAAACCGCTTACCGGACTTCCTGATGCTGAAACTGTACCGGGTACATGAGGACAATGCCATGAAACAATATAATTACAGCAAAGCGAAGACGGCGCTGGAAACCCTTCTCCACCACTACAGCAGCCTGCTTTCAGCAGAAGAAAAGGATGACCTGCAGAACAACCTGAGGATCTGGACGGCACTGGAGCAACAGCCGCGACAGAAAACCGTCATTCAGAAAACCACTCATTTAAAAATGAAAAAAGACAAAGCAGGCCTGAACAATCTGACGATCGGAATGGGAACCGATTCCCTCGCTTTTATTTTTGATACCGGTGCAAATATGTCTACCGTTACGGAATCAACCGCCCGCCGTTTGGGGATGAACATCATACCCGCATCGATCGATGTGGATGCCATTACCGGCGCGAAGATCAAAGCCGCTCTCGCTGTATGCAAAAAAATGACCATCGGCAATGTGATCGTCGAAAATGCGGTCTTTCTTGTATTTCCGGATTCTGCGCTGGCGTTCCCTCAGATAGATTACCAGATCAACGGGATCCTGGGCTTCCCGGTGATCGAGTCCTTCAGGGAAGTACAGCTTACAAAGGACGGTTATTTTATTGTTCCGGAAGAAGAAACAGGTATCAGCTATCCCTCCAATATGGCCATTGACGGCCTCACCCCGATGATCACAATTGACGGTATGCACTTCAGCTTCGACACAGGTGCAGAGCAATCCATGCTTTACTATCCCTATTATCAGAAGAACCGGCGGTTGATTGACACAACCTATAAAACCATTCCTGTCAGTTTCGCTGGTGCGGGAGGCAGCAAGACTTACAAGGGTGCTGAAATTGAAGGCAGTTTTGATATCCTGGGCAAGAAAGTCACCATCAGCAAACTGCGCGTATTGAAAGAGTCTATCAATTCGGAGCAGGTATATGGCAATTTGGGCCAGGATCTTATTACCCGTTTTCAAAGACTGACGCTGAATTTTGACCGGATGTTCATTCAATTCGATTAA
- a CDS encoding VOC family protein, which yields MKQIHNTITGLELAQIGWVVPDIHAAIAFLSGTLGIAGFPEPEQICAQDLNMTYYGRVVAGEWLTTQTYNGGSFIELVQPLSGQSMFQDYLNRHPEGGTQHLAFRAKVNRFEQITGTLRDQGYAVISEVDHPIARMAFFDTYRTLGVVTEIMGITPEGWTAIQQMQQAGRTPGY from the coding sequence ATGAAACAAATTCACAATACGATCACCGGGCTGGAACTGGCTCAGATCGGCTGGGTGGTCCCGGATATTCATGCGGCCATAGCGTTCCTTTCCGGTACGCTGGGTATTGCCGGTTTTCCCGAACCCGAACAAATCTGTGCGCAGGACCTGAACATGACCTATTACGGCAGGGTTGTGGCAGGTGAATGGCTGACCACGCAAACCTATAACGGAGGCTCTTTTATCGAACTCGTTCAGCCGCTTTCCGGTCAGAGCATGTTTCAGGATTACCTCAACCGCCATCCGGAAGGCGGTACGCAGCATCTTGCTTTCCGGGCAAAGGTGAATCGTTTTGAACAGATCACCGGTACATTACGTGATCAGGGATATGCGGTTATCAGCGAAGTGGATCATCCGATAGCACGGATGGCTTTTTTCGATACCTATCGGACATTGGGTGTTGTTACCGAGATCATGGGTATTACACCGGAAGGGTGGACCGCCATTCAACAGATGCAGCAGGCCGGACGGACACCCGGCTATTGA
- a CDS encoding type II toxin-antitoxin system ParD family antitoxin, whose translation MAKNTSILLGDYFDNFINQQIQTGKFSSVSEVVRAALRLFEHEETKKNELVKELKKGERSGFVKGFNRKIFLNNLHQKHAGK comes from the coding sequence ATGGCAAAGAATACCTCTATCTTACTAGGAGATTACTTCGACAACTTTATAAATCAACAAATTCAAACCGGGAAATTTTCTTCGGTAAGCGAAGTGGTGCGGGCTGCACTAAGATTGTTCGAGCATGAGGAAACTAAAAAAAATGAACTGGTAAAAGAATTGAAAAAAGGAGAAAGATCTGGTTTTGTAAAAGGGTTTAACCGAAAAATCTTCCTGAACAATTTGCATCAAAAGCATGCCGGCAAGTAA
- a CDS encoding type II toxin-antitoxin system RelE/ParE family toxin, whose product MNYKISNEASKDLENIWLYAFETWPVEQADRYYNLLLDEIEYIAENPYSGKDYSALREDYLRTRVKSHFIFYKINTGEKRIEIIRILHQQMDIEKHLDD is encoded by the coding sequence ATGAACTATAAAATCAGTAACGAGGCTTCCAAAGACCTTGAAAATATCTGGCTTTACGCTTTCGAAACATGGCCTGTAGAACAAGCCGACCGATACTATAATTTATTACTTGACGAAATTGAATACATTGCGGAAAACCCATATTCAGGAAAAGACTACAGCGCTTTACGGGAAGACTATCTAAGAACCCGTGTAAAATCGCATTTCATTTTCTACAAAATAAATACAGGAGAAAAACGCATTGAAATAATCCGGATCCTTCACCAGCAAATGGATATTGAGAAACACCTGGACGATTAA
- a CDS encoding helix-turn-helix domain-containing protein: MQTATQLTGRPGFSYNNKKYPGRELFIDQHLLGFQVSGTTHILHSLGHATITANTAVLIRRNQIIRITPYLPEKCPCQFLSFVLNKEMLQQLAFENSVIINGRYTPEQNLFFQAGARLKENLIALASNHRGDKHSTVQPVQIREIVRLLLEDDPDLKYLLFDFSAPPRTDVSAFMNQHFMFNMPISTFARAAGYRPAAFKKIFSERYHRLPKDWLIERRLAEAYHLISQKGHKAAAIYLDLGFRNLSHFYTAFKKRYGTTSSAIRQSACVEEAL; the protein is encoded by the coding sequence ATGCAGACAGCAACACAACTAACTGGCAGGCCGGGATTTTCCTATAACAACAAAAAATATCCGGGACGCGAACTATTTATTGATCAGCACCTCCTGGGGTTTCAGGTATCAGGCACAACCCATATATTGCATTCCCTGGGTCATGCCACAATTACGGCGAACACCGCTGTTTTGATCAGGAGGAACCAGATCATCAGGATCACTCCATATCTCCCCGAAAAGTGCCCCTGCCAATTCCTGTCGTTCGTTTTAAACAAGGAAATGTTGCAGCAGCTGGCTTTTGAAAACAGTGTTATTATCAACGGTCGTTACACGCCGGAGCAGAACCTGTTTTTTCAAGCCGGCGCCCGTCTTAAAGAAAACCTGATCGCGCTGGCTTCAAATCACCGTGGCGATAAACACAGTACCGTCCAACCGGTCCAAATCCGGGAAATCGTCCGCCTGCTTTTAGAAGACGACCCCGATCTTAAATATCTTTTATTCGATTTTTCCGCCCCACCCCGCACGGATGTGTCCGCATTCATGAATCAGCATTTTATGTTCAACATGCCAATCAGCACTTTTGCCAGGGCTGCCGGTTATCGCCCCGCAGCATTTAAAAAGATCTTTTCCGAAAGATACCACCGCCTGCCAAAGGACTGGCTCATAGAGCGCCGGCTGGCCGAGGCCTATCACCTCATAAGCCAAAAAGGACATAAGGCCGCAGCCATTTATCTGGACCTGGGGTTCCGGAACCTCTCCCATTTTTACACAGCGTTTAAGAAAAGATATGGCACTACTTCTTCGGCAATACGGCAGTCAGCATGTGTAGAAGAAGCGTTGTAA
- a CDS encoding helix-turn-helix domain-containing protein, with product MEHSTLVMQVSGTFTLETASQKLSMGPGEMLLIHKNQLGQITKTPLDGGNYQTIVIRLQEAMLRQIALEEQIETGQKYMGPSNILIPGDDFLRSFFQSMVSYVHHPEAQITQAVSALKIKEAVYLLLNIMPGLTSFLFDFTDPYKIDLERFMLNNFHYNVPIEKFARLTGRSLAGFKRDFQKIFTMAPRQWLLERRLAEAQHLIEKKNKKPSAIYLDLGFESLSHFSHSFKKRFGRAPTERVG from the coding sequence ATGGAACACAGTACACTGGTAATGCAGGTCTCCGGTACTTTTACACTGGAGACGGCCAGTCAGAAGCTATCAATGGGCCCCGGTGAAATGCTGCTGATACACAAGAACCAGTTAGGGCAGATTACAAAGACACCCCTGGATGGAGGAAACTATCAGACCATTGTTATCCGGCTTCAGGAAGCGATGCTGCGGCAGATCGCCCTTGAGGAACAGATCGAAACGGGGCAAAAGTATATGGGGCCCTCCAACATTCTTATTCCCGGAGATGATTTTCTGCGTAGTTTCTTTCAATCCATGGTCTCGTATGTTCATCATCCGGAGGCGCAGATCACCCAGGCAGTAAGTGCACTGAAAATAAAAGAAGCCGTATATCTCCTGCTGAATATTATGCCCGGGCTCACCAGCTTCCTGTTCGATTTTACGGATCCTTATAAGATCGATCTGGAAAGGTTCATGCTTAACAATTTTCATTACAATGTTCCCATTGAAAAATTTGCACGGCTTACGGGCAGGAGTCTTGCGGGCTTTAAGCGCGACTTCCAGAAGATATTCACGATGGCACCGCGCCAATGGTTACTGGAAAGACGCCTTGCAGAAGCACAGCACCTGATCGAAAAAAAGAATAAAAAACCATCCGCCATCTACCTCGACCTGGGTTTCGAAAGCCTTTCGCATTTCTCTCATTCATTTAAGAAGCGGTTTGGAAGAGCTCCTACAGAGCGGGTGGGATAA